A single region of the Candidatus Zymogenus saltonus genome encodes:
- a CDS encoding FHA domain-containing protein, with amino-acid sequence MKVFVIKDERGASRRFESEKSTITVGRGSHNDIVIGGDNASRDHGFFRSGSRGLTFSDRSKNGSYVNGALFINKDVSLKVGDTVEISGTKIKYYSDVPISTGRAPAPYPGASAPHPQPAGPAVIQPVNVNVSAPPPYKSYLGMSFLVLGLYILVITWPVGLILNLVFYFEAKKFERAYGNPPDGKGCLLALLIWQIVMAVLSAIVFVIGLLIAIL; translated from the coding sequence ATGAAGGTTTTTGTAATCAAGGATGAAAGGGGCGCATCGAGGAGATTTGAGTCTGAGAAATCTACGATTACGGTGGGCAGGGGAAGCCACAACGACATCGTGATTGGCGGGGACAACGCCTCCAGGGATCACGGCTTTTTCAGGTCGGGAAGCAGGGGCCTCACGTTCAGCGACAGGAGCAAGAACGGGAGCTACGTGAACGGCGCGCTTTTCATAAACAAAGATGTGAGCCTGAAGGTTGGGGACACGGTCGAGATATCGGGGACGAAGATCAAGTATTACAGCGACGTTCCCATATCGACGGGCCGGGCGCCCGCTCCTTACCCGGGGGCGTCCGCTCCCCATCCACAGCCGGCCGGTCCGGCCGTTATACAGCCGGTTAACGTCAATGTTTCGGCACCGCCGCCCTACAAGAGCTATCTCGGTATGAGCTTTTTAGTTCTTGGACTCTACATACTTGTAATTACCTGGCCGGTTGGATTGATTCTCAACCTCGTATTCTACTTCGAGGCAAAAAAATTTGAGAGGGCATACGGGAATCCGCCGGACGGAAAGGGGTGTCTACTGGCGTTGTTGATCTGGCAGATAGTGATGGCCGTGCTTTCTGCTATAGTTTTTGTCATTGGTCTTTTGATTGCGATTCTATAA
- a CDS encoding AMP-binding protein codes for MKATGTLQVGNIIKVAAARYAGKEAIFCSMTGRRFTFHEMNERTNALANGLLSLGLKKGDVCAFLLYNRAEIVETYFALAKIGVMGIPLNYRLAPNEMVELMTFCDAENLIFDPGFTEVVDGMRGDLKDIKRYIGVGDEVPGFAESYDGLVKESSVEEPDVEVFEEDIQYMNLTSGTTGLPKAYLLTQYNNVAAGPFMAMAHDLCENDVILTVFPIFGRVGFAWCAMAFMVGARNVIHQFGQGNLLKLIGDEKVTISNWVPTIANIVMSFPDFDNYDYSSLRGLVFAAAPFPRSLQEKVKEKICPNIYEYYGLQESGILTQIKPNDKERKPDSVGLPHLGSDVRVVDTKGKDVPVGEVGEIIGRGAAVTTGYFKNEEKSKEMFKDGWFYTGDLGRFDEEGFLYLSGRKKDMIISGGQNVFAVEVEDILMSHDAIMDCAVIGLPDEKWGELVTAVVLKNPDIEVTEDEIIEYVRGKTAHFKAPKRVIFADSIPRTPTGKVTKFVLVEKYSK; via the coding sequence ATGAAAGCCACAGGAACTCTTCAGGTGGGAAACATAATCAAGGTTGCGGCGGCGCGCTACGCCGGGAAGGAGGCGATCTTCTGCTCCATGACAGGAAGAAGGTTTACCTTTCACGAGATGAACGAGAGGACCAACGCCCTGGCAAACGGCCTCCTGTCTCTGGGACTGAAGAAGGGGGACGTCTGCGCATTCTTACTGTACAACAGGGCAGAGATTGTGGAGACCTACTTCGCCCTGGCGAAGATCGGGGTCATGGGGATTCCCCTGAACTACCGCCTCGCCCCGAACGAGATGGTTGAGCTTATGACCTTTTGCGACGCGGAAAACCTCATATTCGACCCCGGTTTTACCGAGGTAGTTGACGGGATGAGGGGGGACCTCAAGGACATCAAGCGCTACATCGGTGTGGGTGACGAAGTCCCGGGCTTTGCCGAGTCATACGACGGGCTGGTAAAAGAGTCGTCCGTGGAGGAGCCGGATGTCGAGGTCTTCGAGGAGGACATCCAGTACATGAACCTGACCTCCGGGACTACGGGGCTTCCGAAGGCGTACCTCCTGACGCAGTACAACAATGTGGCGGCGGGGCCTTTTATGGCGATGGCCCATGATCTTTGCGAAAACGACGTGATCCTCACCGTCTTTCCGATCTTCGGGCGGGTGGGATTCGCCTGGTGCGCGATGGCGTTTATGGTCGGCGCCAGAAACGTCATACACCAGTTCGGACAGGGAAATTTGCTGAAGCTCATCGGGGATGAGAAGGTGACGATCTCGAACTGGGTTCCCACCATAGCGAATATCGTCATGAGTTTTCCCGACTTTGATAATTACGATTACTCGTCTTTGAGGGGTCTTGTCTTTGCCGCCGCCCCGTTTCCAAGGAGCCTTCAGGAGAAGGTCAAGGAGAAGATATGCCCCAACATCTACGAGTATTACGGACTCCAGGAGAGCGGCATCCTGACGCAGATCAAGCCTAATGATAAGGAGAGGAAGCCCGATTCGGTGGGCCTTCCCCATCTCGGGTCGGACGTGAGGGTCGTGGACACAAAGGGGAAGGACGTCCCGGTGGGGGAGGTGGGGGAGATCATAGGGAGGGGCGCCGCGGTGACCACCGGCTACTTCAAAAACGAGGAGAAGTCCAAGGAGATGTTCAAGGACGGGTGGTTTTACACAGGGGACTTAGGAAGGTTCGATGAAGAGGGATTTCTATATCTCTCCGGCAGAAAGAAGGACATGATCATCTCCGGGGGGCAGAACGTGTTCGCCGTTGAGGTGGAAGACATACTCATGAGCCACGACGCGATAATGGACTGCGCCGTCATAGGCCTCCCCGACGAAAAGTGGGGGGAGCTCGTCACGGCGGTGGTTTTGAAGAATCCCGATATCGAGGTAACAGAGGACGAGATTATCGAGTATGTCAGGGGCAAGACGGCCCACTTCAAGGCGCCCAAGAGGGTGATCTTTGCCGACTCCATCCCGAGGACGCCCACAGGAAAGGTCACAAAATTCGTCCTGGTGGAGAAGTACTCGAAGTAA